A portion of the Punica granatum isolate Tunisia-2019 chromosome 7, ASM765513v2, whole genome shotgun sequence genome contains these proteins:
- the LOC116213080 gene encoding cinnamoyl-CoA reductase 1-like — protein MEMELENKRVCVTGAGGFVAPWWIVKLLLSKGYIVRGTMRDPKDEKYAALNKLERASDNLKHFQADLRDYDSLVAIMGCAGVFHAACPVPTSTLANPEARAGSEAKVRRVVYISFVAAVGMNPNWPKDRAKDETCWSDKEYCNATQTEAESVAFEYGKQSEPDVVAVNPGYVFGAVMQPVLNFSTMLLLKFLKGIYIQIEQGAEDSVPNKFWNIVDVQDVAAGVC, from the exons ATGGAGATGGAGTTGGAGAATAAGAGAGTGTGCGTGACGGGGGCGGGAGGCTTTGTTGCGCCGTGGTGGATTGTCAAGCTTCTTCTGTCTAAGGGCTACATTGTCCGTGGAACCATGCGAGACCCAA AGGATGAGAAGTATGCCGCCTTGAACAAACTTGAGAGAGCATCCGACAACCTTAAACACTTCCAGGCTGATTTGCGGGACTATGATTCTCTGGTCGCTATCATGGGATGCGCTGGAGTCTTCCACGCTGCCTGCCCGGTCCCTACTTCAACTCTCGCCAATCCAGAGGCAAG AGCAGGCTCCGAAGCGAAAGTTAGGCGGGTTGTCTACATCTCCTTTGTTGCTGCTGTTGGAATGAACCCGAATTGGCCTAAGGACCGTGCAAAGGATGAGACTTGCTGGTCTGACAAGGAATACTGCAATGCCACTCAG ACTGAAGCAGAGAGCGTGGCATTCGAATATGGGAAACAGAGCGAGCCGGATGTTGTTGCAGTTAATCCTGGTTATGTATTTGGGGCGGTTATGCAGCCTGTATTAAACTTCAGCACGATGCTCCTCCTCAAGTTTTTGAAGGGCATATATATTCAGATCGAGCAAG GTGCTGAGGATTCTGTTCCCAACAAGTTCTGGAATATAGTGGACGTACAAGATGTTGCTGCAGGTGTTTGCTAA